The Nitrospirota bacterium genome window below encodes:
- the truA gene encoding tRNA pseudouridine(38-40) synthase TruA, translating to MSIFKLYIEYEGTRFSGWQIQKNARTVQGELVVAIKKVFNTNEIDFQGSGRTDAGVHAIRQVAHLEVKGNLAPDILRMRLNDELPADINILGIEKAVKNFHARHDAVSRSYVYQISRRRTAFGKKYVWWIKDELAIEKMKQAAELFIGMKNFQSFTDDKPEDKSTKVLIDDILIKEDGDLILIRITGSHFIWKMVRRVVGVIAEVGRGNLSIEKVRFYLNTKSNEPARLTAPPSGLFLEQVIYKGDKKNTELKPLITILC from the coding sequence ATGAGTATATTCAAACTTTACATAGAATACGAAGGCACGCGTTTCAGCGGGTGGCAGATTCAGAAGAATGCCCGGACTGTTCAGGGTGAACTGGTCGTTGCTATTAAGAAGGTTTTTAATACCAATGAGATTGACTTTCAGGGATCAGGCAGGACAGATGCCGGTGTTCATGCGATAAGGCAGGTTGCCCATCTTGAAGTGAAGGGCAATCTTGCACCGGATATTCTCAGGATGAGACTTAACGATGAACTCCCTGCTGATATAAATATACTTGGGATTGAAAAGGCTGTTAAGAATTTTCATGCAAGGCATGATGCTGTTTCAAGAAGTTATGTCTATCAGATCTCCCGCAGGAGGACTGCCTTCGGCAAAAAATACGTCTGGTGGATAAAGGATGAACTCGCTATAGAAAAGATGAAGCAGGCGGCAGAGCTGTTTATTGGAATGAAAAATTTCCAATCGTTTACAGATGATAAACCTGAAGATAAATCAACGAAAGTGCTGATAGATGACATTCTGATAAAGGAGGATGGGGATCTGATATTGATACGAATTACCGGTTCTCACTTCATCTGGAAGATGGTGCGGCGCGTTGTCGGTGTGATTGCAGAGGTCGGAAGGGGAAATCTATCTATTGAAAAGGTGCGGTTTTACCTGAACACAAAATCAAATGAACCCGCAAGGCTTACTGCCCCGCCGTCAGGCCTGTTTCTTGAGCAGGTTATTTATAAAGGTGATAAGAAGAATACTGAGCTAAAGCCTTTGATTACCATATTATGTTAA